The following proteins are encoded in a genomic region of Pan troglodytes isolate AG18354 chromosome 2, NHGRI_mPanTro3-v2.0_pri, whole genome shotgun sequence:
- the LOC104005738 gene encoding ferritin heavy chain-like produces the protein MTTASTSQMRQNYHQDSEAINGQINLELYASYVYLSMSHNFDRDDVALRNFATYFLHQSHEEREHAEKLMKLQNHRGGQIFLQDIKKPVCDDWESRLNAMECASHLEKNVNQSLLELHKLATDKNDPHLCDFIETRYLNEQVKAIKELGDHVTNLRKMGAPESGLAEYIFNKHTLGDSDNEN, from the coding sequence ATGACGACTGCGTCCACCTCGCAGATGCGCCAGAACTATCACCAGGACTCAGAGGCCATCAACGGCCAGATCAACCTGGAGCTCTACGCCTCCTACGTTTACCTGTCCATGTCTCACAACTTTGACCGCGATGATGTGGCTTTGAGGAACTTTGCCACATACTTTCTTCACCAATCTCATGAGGAGAGGGAACATGCCGAGAAACTGATGAAGCTGCAAAACCATCGAGGTGGCCAAATCTTCCTTCAGGATATCAAGAAACCAGTCTGTGATGACTGGGAGAGCAGGCTGAATGCGATGGAGTGTGCatcacatttggaaaaaaatgtgaatcaGTCACTACTGGAACTGCACAAACTGGCCACTGACAAAAATGACCCCCATTTGTGTGACTTCATTGAGACACGTTACCTGAATGAGCAGGTGAAAGCCATCAAAGAATTGGGTGACCACGTGACCAACTTGCGCAAGATGGGAGCCCCCGAATCTGGCTTGGCAGAATATATCTTTAACAAGCACACCCTGGGAGACAGTGATAATGAAAACTAA